ACGAAAGAACGAGACTGTCCATTGAAAACCGGGAGAGACCCCTCACTCTCCCACTTCAAAATTTCGAAAAACACTTCGAAAATCACAGCGAAAGTTGTATTCTCAGTGTCGGACTTCTTGGAAAAATGGACGAAAGCGTTCGAATTCAAAACTGCACCTTAGTATTCAAGTGCCCGTTATTGTGGACTGAGCTTGAACCGACCTCCGACGAAGGGATGAGGTCCTGCAGAGTTTGCGATAAAGGCGTCTATCTCGCGGAAGATGATGAAGCCGTCGCGATCCTTGCAGCTCTCGGGAGATGCGTGGCATATCGATCACCGATACGACCATTGAGAGAGGACGAGGTCGATTTACTCGGGATGTTTGTTCCTGACTTTGATGAAGACGAAACCGATACCGAATCATAGCTTATGGACTCGGCGGCTATCACGATAAAGAAGGCATCCGTCGCGGACGCGAAGCTTTTGACCGACCTTGCATACACGACGTTTTGGGATGCATTCGCACATCACCCTAAAAATGCGCCTGACGATTTGAACCATTACATGCGGCAGGCGTTCAGTCTTGAGCAGACCGCTGCAGAACTCAGTGACGAAAGGAACGTTTTTATCATCGCAGATCTGGATGACGAACCGGCCGGCTATGCCAAGCTTATCATTGGTGCGGTCGAGAACGGCATCACCGCTGAAAAACCGATCGAGCTCAATCGGCTCTATTCACATCAGCGATTTCTTGGCCTCGGCGTCGGCCAAACGCTGATGGATCACTGCTTTGAGCTTGGACGCGAATACGGCTGCGACGTGATGTGGCTGGGCGTTTGGGAATATAATTCGAGGGCACAGAGGTTCTACGAGAAGAATGGCTTTCGCGCTGTAGGTAGCCACGTGTTCCAACTCGGGGCCGACCCTCAGACCGATCTCTTGATGCAAAGGGAACTTTGAACGAACCGATACAGCTCGACGTTTTGTATTCCGCAGACGATTTTGCTCGCGGAACCATGTTCATTCAAAGCCGCTCGCCGATCCTTCGATATGCCTTTTTGGCACCGTTGATCGTTCTTGCCGTCTCTGCGGCCGGCCTCTTCGTTATCCCGGGGACTTATCGGCTAAGCGAGGCGAATCAGCGCTTTTTTCAGCTATTCGGAATTTTCCTTCTTATCTTGTCGCCGATGCTCTACTTTGCGACCCGAACCAAATCAAGCTTTTGGCTGCGACGACAATTCCAGAAACAGATCGACAGTTCGCCCGCTCTTCAGAAACCGCAGAGAATAGAAATAACCGAAGACGGTGTGATAGGTACAACGGAGTTGTCAAAAGGCGAGACCCGCTGGGAGGCAGTGATCGAAGCGATCGAGACTTCCGATTACTTTTACTTATTTACCGCAAAGAAGATGGCGATGGTACTACCAAAACGCGCATTTGCGGACAACACTCAGATCGGACAATTGCGAGAACTCGTGGCTGCCAAACTTGGGTCGAGGGCAGTGCTGCTCCAATAGCCTTGCTTCGATCGCGTCGATGATGTAACGTTTCATGTGTGCGACAAATCAATAACCCGCCGAATCCTTATTCCCGCTTTTCGGCGGAGTATGTAGGCGAACCACCGCCGACAAAGCTCGAGGTCTACGAAGAAACAGCGACAAAAAAGGTGATCACAAAGGCTTTTGCCTCTGATTGGGAAGGCGGGTGGCGGTATACGGTAAATTGCTACCGAGGCTGCATTCACGGATGTACATACTGTTTCGCACGTCAGTATCACGAATACCTCGGTTACGGAGCGGGAACAGATTTCGAGACAAAGATCGTGGTCAAACCGAATACACCGCAATTGCTTCGTGAAGAACTGAAGAAAACGTGGGACAAGATGCCGCATCTCGACTTTTCGTTCGCGACCGACCCTTACTTGCCGCTCGAGGCCGAATATCAGTTGACGAGAAAGTGTCTTGAGGTATGTGCAGAGTTCAGGGTTCCGGTCGCTGTAATTACAAAGAGCGCACTTGTAACCCGTGACGTCGACATCTTAAAGCGACTTGCCAGGGTTTCGGTCTTTTTTTCGCTTCCTTTTCTTACAAAAGAGAGATCAAACCCATTTGAGCCGTACACACCTGTTCCGGAGGCGAGATTCCGCGCGATGAAACTGCTTTCGGATGAAGGCATTCAGACCGGGATCGGGATCGCACCCGTAATTCCGGGTTATAACGAGGCCGATATCCCGGGCTTACTTGAGCGTGCCAAGGAATGCGGGGCCCAACGTGCTTTTATGTCGATGCTTCATATCGACACTGATTCGATCGAAGAGTATTTTGTTCAGAGGATGACCGACCGGCTGTCGCCTACGCGGGTCGCCAAGATAATTAATACAATGAAGCGCGAACGCGGCGGCACTTTGCGGCATCGTACCTACAATGAGCGCATGACGGGCAAGACCGAGCAGTGGGAGGTGACCGAACGATTGTTCGATTTTCATTCTCGGAGGCTCGGCTTTAAAACGCATGAGCGGCCCGAGCTATCTGATTCAGCCCCCGTATCAGAACCCGTTCAGCAGAGGCTCTTTTAAGCAGAGTCACAAACTTTGAAGGACGATTTCGTCCTTTGGCCTGCGCCGTCTAACATAATTTTCATTCCATGGAGGTAATAATGAGGTCTTTTTTCAATGTGATAATGTTCGCGGTTTTCGCGGCATCGGTTTTTGCGATAAACGTCAGTGCGCAGGACAAAGGAAAGGAACTGCGATCGGCGATCGATCGCGTCGACAAGGCGTCAGATGTGATAAAGGAGGTCATGAAGATCTCAGAACGATCGATCCCGCGCGATCTGCTTTCAAAGGCAAAAGCGATCGTCGTGTTTCCCGGAACGCTTAAGGTCGGCTTTATTGTCGGCGGACAAGGCGGAAGCGGCGTTGCGATCCGTCGGTTGGACAGCGGCTGGAGCGCACCGGCATTCCTGAACATGGCCGGCGGAAGCATCGGGCCGCAGGTCGGCGGACAGAAGACCGACTACGTTCTTTTGGTCATGAACGAAAATGGGCTCGACAAACTCTTGCGCGACAAGTTCGAGATCGGCGGCGAAGGGAGTGTTTCGGCGGGTCCGGTCGGCCGCACGGCTTCGGCAACGACCAATGCGAGGCTTGATGCCGAAATTCTTAGTTATTCAAGGAGCAAAGGCCTGTTTGCGGGTATATCGCTTAAGGGGGTCGTGATCTCGCAGGACGAAGATATGAACCAGGCGATCTACGAAAAATCAGCTCGTCAACTGCTGGTTGAGACTCCGATCGGTTGGGCCGATGCACCGGCGTCGCTGCAAAAGTTCCCAAAGACCGTCGCCACGTATACGCGATGATCGGCGTCCGGATGTCACAACGAAAGCGCCGCCATCGATGCGGCGCTTTTTTTGCATCGCCATTGGTGCTAGTTTCAAGATAATGCAAAACCGAATAGACGTTTTCGAGCAAATGCTTGCGGCTGATCCTGACAACACGATGGTGATGTTCGGACTGGCGAAAGAATACGAAAAGGCCGGCCACAACACCAAGGTCATCGAGCTTCTCGAAGCCTATCTCGCAAAAGCCGATGATGAGGGAAATGCTTACGGCACGCTCGCTGCAGCCTACGCAAGAAGCGGTGACCGGGATAAGGCGATCGAAACCTATGAGAAGGGCATTGGTGTCGCAATGGCCCACGGCCATCCAACGATGGCAAATGAATATCGGATGACGCTCGATCTCGACTACACCGACTAGGGTGTGGTGCAGGCCGAAACGGTCGCCTTCCTGATCCTAACGGGCTTTTCCGGCTTTTCGTCCGTCACCTTCGCTTTGTTGATCGCATCGGCCACTTCCATACCTTTTATCACACGTCCGAATGCTGCAAAGCTGCCGTCGAGATGTGATCCGGTGCCGACAAGGATGAAGAAGTTTGTCGTAGCGGTGTTTGGTTCTTCGTTGCGGGCCATTGAGACGACGCCGCGTTCATGAAGTATCTTGTTCGGCTCGTCAGGCAGAGTCCGGCGGGCACGAGTACCTATCTCATAGGTCACCTTTCCCTCTCGCGTCCAGATGTCTCCGCCTTGAATTACAAAGCCTGGAACTATACGGCTGAACGTTGTTGTATCGAGCAATCCGGTCGCCGCCATGTTAAGAAAATTTCGAACCGATTCAGGGGCGTGCTCCGGATACATTTCTATCACGATCTCGCCGGCTTCCGTATCGAAGCTGACACACTGGGCAGCCATCGTTTTAACATCAGCCTTGTCGAACGGTTCGGCCTTTGCTTCGGGTGTAGGCGTCGGCCGGGGATTCGCCTTCGCCGGCTCCTGGACCTGCGGGGTCTGGCCGGTGATGCCAACTACGAAAAACGCGACCAAAAAAATCATCGAATACTTCATACTCAGACGATTTTCGGCCAAAGCGAATCGGGTGTAAAGTGTTTTTGAGCCGCCGAGGACAACTTTTTAGATTACTCCGGCTTACTTACACCAACGAAGGCAAACCGAATTATGAGAACGATCTTGAATCTTGGATTGATACTGCTCATCTCCGTCTCTGTTTACGCCCAGCGTGAGCTTGGCGTCCGTCCGACCGAGACGGGCGGCCCGCTGATCGCCGAACAAGCTGCGTTCGATGTAATGACCTATAACGTCAGCGTCAGGGTCGAGCCAAGTTCGCAATGGATCTCTGGAACCACGGTCATGACGGCAAAGATCGTTAAGCCGACCGCCGTCATTGTGCTCGATCTTGATCCGGCATTCACGATCGAGCGTGTTTACGGCGAATCCGGCGAGAAGGACCGGCAGGCCGCGATGCGCTACGAGCATAAAGACGGGAAGATACGGATCTTTTTCCCGAAAGTGAAGAAGGCCGGCGAGGCTTTCGAGACGTTCATCACGTATTCGGGCAAGCCGCGAAGGGCACCGCGTCCGCCTTGGGTCGGCGGCTTTATGTGGGAAAAAACGCCGAGCGGAGCAGATTGGGTCTCGGTTGCGCTGCAGAACGACGGCGCCGATCTCTACTTTCCGGTGAAAGATCATCCGTCGGACAAGGCCGACCGCGTGACGATGAATATTACCGTTCCCGACCCGTTGGTCGCGGCAGGTCCGGGCGTCCTTCAGGATGTTAAGAAGAATGCCGACGGCACATCGACCTTCAACTGGCTGATGACCAATCCGATCCCGAACTACTCGATCGTCTTCAATGCGGCACCGTACCGCAAGATCGAGGATTCGATGAGAAGTATCACGGGCGAGACCATCCCGATAGTTTTTTACATCCTGCCAGAAAGCTACGAGAATGGCGCAAAACTGATCGCTGAGACAAAGAAATACGTTCAGTTCTTTGAAAAATACAATGGGCCGTTTCCTTTCCGTTCGCAAAAACTCGGGATCGTAGAAACTCCGCATCTCGGCATGGAGCATTCGACGCTGATCGCTTACGGCAATAAGTTTCAGTATAACGCCGACGGATTTGATTGGCTGATGCTTCACGAACTAGGGCATGAATGGTGGGCGAATCTCGTAACCGCCAGGGACTGGAAGGATTTCTGGATCCATGAAGGATTTCAGTCGTTCATGGATACGCTTTATCTCGAGCACATCGGCAAAAAGGACGCATATTTCGAATCGATGCGCCAGCGTGCTCGGCGAACGCGAAACATGCAGCCGGTAGCGCCGCGGGAAGCCAAATTCGCTTACGAGGTCTATCTTCAGGCTCCGGACTACATCCAGAGCGACGGCGACATCTACGGCAAGGGCGCTGTTGTTCTTCATACACTTCGATATCTGATAGGCGATGATGCCTTCTTTCGTGCCCTCAAGCGAATGGCGTATCCGACGATCGCTATGGAACGCCTGACCGACGGCCGACAAACACGCCTCGTTGATACCGACGATTTTCTTGCGATCGCCGAAAAGGAATCGGGCATGAAGCTTGGCTGGTTTTTTGAGGTATATCTCCGCCAGCCGAAACTTCCGAGACTGGTAGTGACCGAGGGTTTGTCGAGTTTCGCCAACCAGCCCAGCCGACTGGTGCTCCAATGGGAAACCCCGAACGCGCTGCCTTTCCCGATGCCGGTTGAGGTCGAGATCGGCGGCAAGACACAGCGCGTCGAGATGAGAGGTGGAAAGGGAATCGTCAATTTCACGGGGGCAACCCCGGTCGTTGATCCTAAGGGTTGGATATTGAAAGCACAATAGCATCGTTTGGTGAGCCTTTGCGTTTACCGAAACCAGAACCCGAATTGTTTCGGATCTGAAATTCGAAGTGGGCTTCGACCGCGGAAATTGCCCGAAACAGCCCATTTTGATATCCTTTTCAATTACACATCTATTAGAAATATTTATTGAAAGGGTTCATTTTAATGTCTACATCTGCGAAAGAGATCGATTCAAAAGCTGAAAAGAAGGCGATGAAGGGAAAAGCGGCCACCGAGATCGACGATAAATATCACGGGCTTTCTCCCGAAACTCTCGTCGGGATATACCGCACGATGTACCTGTCGCGCCGGATCGATGATAAAGAGATCCAGCTCAAGGGCCAGAACAAGATCTTCTTCCAAATATCGGGTGCCGGCCACGAGGCCTTGCTTGTTGGTGCGGCTCTTGCGCTCAAACCCGCTTACGATTGGTTCTTTCCATACTATCGCGACCGTGCGTTGATGCTGGGACTTGGCATGACGGCCCAGGAAATGCTCTGGTCGGCTGTCGGCGCTGAGAAAGACCCAAATTCGCACGGACGCCAGATGCCCTCACACTGGGGCCATAAGGATCTGAATGTGCCGTCGCAGTCTTCCTGCACCGGGACGCAGGCGCTCCATTCGGTCGGAGCAGCCGAGGCAAGCTACCGGGCTTCGCTCCTCAAGGAACTTCAGGATAAGGTCGTAGGCTTTAAGGGCGACGAGGTCGTTTATATGTCGGTCGGCGACGGAACGACCAGCGAAGGCGAATGGTGGGAAGCTCTGAATACAGCCAGCAACCTTAAGCTGCCAGTGATCTTTGTCGTAGAGGACAACGGCTACGCGATCTCAACTCCGGTCGAGGTCGGAACTGCCGGGGGCGACATATCAAAGTTGGTTGCCGGCTTTCCGGATCTTTTCATCCAGAAGTGCGATGGTACCGACCCGCTCGCGTCCTACGCAGCATTCAAACGCGCGGTTGCGTATTGCCGTCAACGCAAGGGGCCGGCGTTTATCCACGGAAAGGTCATCAGGCCATACTCACATTCGCTGTCGGACGACGAAAAGCTATATCGTCCGGACGAAGAACGCGACGCCGATGCGGCGATCGATCCGATCAAGACGTTTGCAGAATTTTTGATGAACGAGGGCATTGTTTCGTCAGAAAAGCTGGAAGCTCTTCGAAAGGAGGTCGACGACGAGGTGAACCGCGCCGCCGATATTGCGATCGAAACGCCGCAGCCTGCCCCTGAATCGGCATATAGGAACGTTTTTTCACCTGATGTTGACCCGACCGACCGCCAGTTGTTCGATACGGAAGATGGAGCCGAACTTTCGGGCAATCCGGGAACGATGGTCGATCTCATCAACCGCTGCATGCACGAAGAGATGGAGCGCGACCCGCGTATCGTGGTCTTTGGCGAGGACGTTGCCGATTGTTCTCGTGAAGAATATCTCGAGCGTGTCAAAGGAAAAGGCGGCGTTTTTAAGGTGACGGCAAACCTGCAGAGAAAATTCGGCAGCACCCGCGTTTTCAACTCACCACTTGCCGAGGCGAACATTATCGGCCGTGCGGTCGGGCTCGCCATCCGCGGGCTTAAACCGGTGGTCGAGATACAGTTCTTCGATTACATCTTCCCTGCATTTCACCAGATCAGAAACGAAGTGGCGGTAACGCGTTGGCGCTCCGACGGCGACACAAAATGCCCGATGGTAATGCGCGTCCCGGTCGGCGGCTATCTCAAAGGGGGAGCCGTTTACCACTCGCAATCGGGCACTACGCTCTTCGCGCACACGCCGGGGTTGATGATCGTTTACCCATCGACCGCGCTCGATGCCAATGGACTATTGCGGACCGCGATCCGATGCGACGATCCGGTCCTGTTTCTGGAACATAAGCATCTTTATCGCCAGGTCTACAACAAGTCTGAATACCCGTCGAAAGATTTCCTTATCCCGTTCGGTAAGGCTCGAAAAGTGCGTGAGGGAAATGACGTCACCATCGTGACTTTCGGCGCTTTGGTCGAACGTTCTAACCAGGCGGCAAAACGCCTCGAGCAGCAAGGGATCACAGTCGATCTGATCGACCTCCGGACACTTGTGCCTTACGATTGGGACGCGATCGTCGATTCGGTCAAGAAAACCTCACGGGTCATCGTTGCTCACGAAGATCCGATCTCTTACGGGTATGGAGCCGAGATAGCTGCCCGCATTTCGGATGAGCTCTTCGAGTATCTCGATGCTCCGGTACG
The DNA window shown above is from Chloracidobacterium sp. and carries:
- a CDS encoding GNAT family N-acetyltransferase, coding for MDSAAITIKKASVADAKLLTDLAYTTFWDAFAHHPKNAPDDLNHYMRQAFSLEQTAAELSDERNVFIIADLDDEPAGYAKLIIGAVENGITAEKPIELNRLYSHQRFLGLGVGQTLMDHCFELGREYGCDVMWLGVWEYNSRAQRFYEKNGFRAVGSHVFQLGADPQTDLLMQREL
- a CDS encoding YcxB family protein, with the translated sequence MNEPIQLDVLYSADDFARGTMFIQSRSPILRYAFLAPLIVLAVSAAGLFVIPGTYRLSEANQRFFQLFGIFLLILSPMLYFATRTKSSFWLRRQFQKQIDSSPALQKPQRIEITEDGVIGTTELSKGETRWEAVIEAIETSDYFYLFTAKKMAMVLPKRAFADNTQIGQLRELVAAKLGSRAVLLQ
- a CDS encoding radical SAM protein, whose protein sequence is MRQINNPPNPYSRFSAEYVGEPPPTKLEVYEETATKKVITKAFASDWEGGWRYTVNCYRGCIHGCTYCFARQYHEYLGYGAGTDFETKIVVKPNTPQLLREELKKTWDKMPHLDFSFATDPYLPLEAEYQLTRKCLEVCAEFRVPVAVITKSALVTRDVDILKRLARVSVFFSLPFLTKERSNPFEPYTPVPEARFRAMKLLSDEGIQTGIGIAPVIPGYNEADIPGLLERAKECGAQRAFMSMLHIDTDSIEEYFVQRMTDRLSPTRVAKIINTMKRERGGTLRHRTYNERMTGKTEQWEVTERLFDFHSRRLGFKTHERPELSDSAPVSEPVQQRLF
- a CDS encoding lipid-binding SYLF domain-containing protein, which gives rise to MRSFFNVIMFAVFAASVFAINVSAQDKGKELRSAIDRVDKASDVIKEVMKISERSIPRDLLSKAKAIVVFPGTLKVGFIVGGQGGSGVAIRRLDSGWSAPAFLNMAGGSIGPQVGGQKTDYVLLVMNENGLDKLLRDKFEIGGEGSVSAGPVGRTASATTNARLDAEILSYSRSKGLFAGISLKGVVISQDEDMNQAIYEKSARQLLVETPIGWADAPASLQKFPKTVATYTR
- a CDS encoding tetratricopeptide repeat protein, with protein sequence MQNRIDVFEQMLAADPDNTMVMFGLAKEYEKAGHNTKVIELLEAYLAKADDEGNAYGTLAAAYARSGDRDKAIETYEKGIGVAMAHGHPTMANEYRMTLDLDYTD
- a CDS encoding peptidylprolyl isomerase, with amino-acid sequence MKYSMIFLVAFFVVGITGQTPQVQEPAKANPRPTPTPEAKAEPFDKADVKTMAAQCVSFDTEAGEIVIEMYPEHAPESVRNFLNMAATGLLDTTTFSRIVPGFVIQGGDIWTREGKVTYEIGTRARRTLPDEPNKILHERGVVSMARNEEPNTATTNFFILVGTGSHLDGSFAAFGRVIKGMEVADAINKAKVTDEKPEKPVRIRKATVSACTTP
- a CDS encoding M1 family metallopeptidase — its product is MRTILNLGLILLISVSVYAQRELGVRPTETGGPLIAEQAAFDVMTYNVSVRVEPSSQWISGTTVMTAKIVKPTAVIVLDLDPAFTIERVYGESGEKDRQAAMRYEHKDGKIRIFFPKVKKAGEAFETFITYSGKPRRAPRPPWVGGFMWEKTPSGADWVSVALQNDGADLYFPVKDHPSDKADRVTMNITVPDPLVAAGPGVLQDVKKNADGTSTFNWLMTNPIPNYSIVFNAAPYRKIEDSMRSITGETIPIVFYILPESYENGAKLIAETKKYVQFFEKYNGPFPFRSQKLGIVETPHLGMEHSTLIAYGNKFQYNADGFDWLMLHELGHEWWANLVTARDWKDFWIHEGFQSFMDTLYLEHIGKKDAYFESMRQRARRTRNMQPVAPREAKFAYEVYLQAPDYIQSDGDIYGKGAVVLHTLRYLIGDDAFFRALKRMAYPTIAMERLTDGRQTRLVDTDDFLAIAEKESGMKLGWFFEVYLRQPKLPRLVVTEGLSSFANQPSRLVLQWETPNALPFPMPVEVEIGGKTQRVEMRGGKGIVNFTGATPVVDPKGWILKAQ
- a CDS encoding dehydrogenase, coding for MSTSAKEIDSKAEKKAMKGKAATEIDDKYHGLSPETLVGIYRTMYLSRRIDDKEIQLKGQNKIFFQISGAGHEALLVGAALALKPAYDWFFPYYRDRALMLGLGMTAQEMLWSAVGAEKDPNSHGRQMPSHWGHKDLNVPSQSSCTGTQALHSVGAAEASYRASLLKELQDKVVGFKGDEVVYMSVGDGTTSEGEWWEALNTASNLKLPVIFVVEDNGYAISTPVEVGTAGGDISKLVAGFPDLFIQKCDGTDPLASYAAFKRAVAYCRQRKGPAFIHGKVIRPYSHSLSDDEKLYRPDEERDADAAIDPIKTFAEFLMNEGIVSSEKLEALRKEVDDEVNRAADIAIETPQPAPESAYRNVFSPDVDPTDRQLFDTEDGAELSGNPGTMVDLINRCMHEEMERDPRIVVFGEDVADCSREEYLERVKGKGGVFKVTANLQRKFGSTRVFNSPLAEANIIGRAVGLAIRGLKPVVEIQFFDYIFPAFHQIRNEVAVTRWRSDGDTKCPMVMRVPVGGYLKGGAVYHSQSGTTLFAHTPGLMIVYPSTALDANGLLRTAIRCDDPVLFLEHKHLYRQVYNKSEYPSKDFLIPFGKARKVREGNDVTIVTFGALVERSNQAAKRLEQQGITVDLIDLRTLVPYDWDAIVDSVKKTSRVIVAHEDPISYGYGAEIAARISDELFEYLDAPVRRVGATDTFVAYAPQVEDFILPQSEDVETAVQELMKY